The Pseudomonas iranensis genome includes a window with the following:
- the rpmJ gene encoding 50S ribosomal protein L36 — MKVRASVKKLCRNCKIIRREGVVRVICSAEPRHKQRQG, encoded by the coding sequence ATGAAAGTTCGTGCATCGGTGAAAAAGCTGTGCCGTAACTGCAAGATTATTCGCCGCGAAGGTGTTGTTCGAGTAATTTGCAGCGCGGAACCGCGTCACAAACAGCGCCAAGGCTGA
- the rplV gene encoding 50S ribosomal protein L22 has product MEVAAKLSGARISAQKARLVADQIRGKKVGEALNLLAFSSKKAAEIMKKVLESAVANAEHNEGADVDDLKVSTVFVNEGRSLKRIMPRAKGRADRIVKRSCHITVKVADK; this is encoded by the coding sequence ATGGAAGTAGCCGCTAAGTTGTCGGGCGCTCGAATCTCCGCCCAGAAAGCCCGCTTGGTCGCCGACCAGATCCGCGGGAAGAAGGTGGGCGAAGCGCTCAACCTGTTGGCTTTCAGCAGTAAGAAAGCCGCCGAGATCATGAAGAAAGTGCTGGAGTCGGCCGTAGCCAACGCCGAGCATAACGAAGGCGCAGACGTTGATGACCTGAAGGTCAGCACCGTTTTCGTCAACGAAGGGCGTTCGCTGAAGCGCATCATGCCGCGTGCCAAAGGCCGTGCTGATCGCATCGTCAAGCGGTCTTGCCATATCACTGTCAAGGTTGCTGACAAGTAA
- the rpmD gene encoding 50S ribosomal protein L30, which produces MATVKVTLIKSMTGRIPNHKLCVKGLGLRRIGHTVEVQDTPENRGMINKAYYMLRVEG; this is translated from the coding sequence ATGGCTACCGTTAAAGTTACGCTGATCAAAAGCATGACCGGCCGCATCCCTAACCACAAACTGTGCGTTAAGGGTCTGGGTCTGCGTCGCATCGGTCACACTGTAGAAGTCCAGGATACTCCCGAGAATCGCGGGATGATCAACAAGGCTTACTACATGCTGCGTGTCGAGGGTTAA
- the rplF gene encoding 50S ribosomal protein L6: MSRVAKNPVKLPAGVEVKFAGQQLSVKGAKGTLELNIHSSVEIVEEAGELRFAARNGDQQTRAMAGTTRALVNNMVQGVSQGFERKLQLVGVGYKAQAKGQVLNLALGFSHPVDYELPEGITAETPSQTDILIKGIDKQLVGQVAAEIRDFRPPEPYKGKGVRYADEVVRRKEAKKK; encoded by the coding sequence ATGTCTCGCGTCGCTAAGAACCCCGTTAAGCTGCCAGCCGGTGTCGAAGTCAAATTCGCAGGCCAACAGCTTTCGGTGAAGGGTGCCAAGGGTACTCTTGAACTGAACATCCATTCGTCCGTGGAGATCGTTGAAGAAGCTGGTGAGCTGCGTTTCGCTGCTCGCAATGGCGATCAACAAACTCGCGCAATGGCCGGTACCACGCGTGCGTTGGTAAATAACATGGTCCAGGGCGTAAGCCAAGGCTTCGAGCGCAAGCTCCAGCTGGTCGGTGTTGGTTACAAAGCGCAAGCAAAAGGTCAGGTTCTGAACCTGGCTCTTGGCTTCTCGCACCCAGTGGATTACGAACTGCCGGAAGGCATCACCGCTGAGACTCCTAGCCAGACCGATATCCTGATCAAGGGCATCGACAAGCAGCTGGTAGGTCAAGTGGCCGCCGAGATCCGCGACTTCCGTCCACCAGAGCCGTACAAAGGCAAAGGTGTGCGCTACGCGGACGAAGTCGTCCGTCGTAAAGAAGCCAAGAAGAAGTAG
- the rplE gene encoding 50S ribosomal protein L5, protein MARLKEIYRKEIAPKLKEELKLSNVMEVPRVTKITLNMGLGEAIGDKKVIEHAVADLEKITGQKVVVTYARKSIAGFKVREGWPIGVKVTLRRERMYEFLDRLLSISLPRVRDFRGLNAKSFDGRGNYSMGVKEQIIFPEIDYDKIDALRGLDITLTTTAKNDDEGRALLRAFKFPFRN, encoded by the coding sequence ATGGCACGACTAAAAGAGATTTACCGGAAGGAAATCGCTCCGAAACTTAAGGAAGAACTTAAGCTTTCGAACGTGATGGAAGTTCCGCGCGTTACCAAAATCACCCTGAACATGGGTCTGGGCGAAGCGATCGGCGACAAAAAAGTCATCGAGCACGCTGTTGCTGACCTCGAAAAGATCACCGGCCAGAAAGTCGTTGTGACCTACGCTCGTAAATCCATCGCTGGCTTCAAAGTCCGCGAAGGATGGCCGATCGGCGTCAAAGTGACCCTGCGCCGTGAGCGTATGTATGAGTTCCTGGATCGTCTGCTGTCGATCTCCCTGCCTCGGGTTCGCGACTTCCGCGGCCTGAATGCCAAGTCCTTCGATGGTCGTGGCAACTACAGCATGGGCGTGAAAGAGCAGATCATCTTCCCGGAAATCGACTACGACAAGATCGATGCTCTCCGCGGTCTGGACATTACCCTGACCACCACTGCCAAGAACGATGATGAAGGCCGCGCTCTGCTGCGTGCTTTCAAATTCCCGTTCCGCAACTGA
- the secY gene encoding preprotein translocase subunit SecY, with translation MAKQGALSALGKGGMSELWARLRFLFLAIIVYRIGAHIPVPGINPDRLADLFRQNEGTILSLFNMFSGGALERMSIFALGIMPYISASIIMQLMTAVSPQLEQLKKEGEAGRRKISQYTRYLTVALALVQAIGMSIGLAGQGVAFTGDFGFHFVAVTTFVAGAMFMMWLGEQITERGVGNGISMLIFSGIVAGLPRAIGQSFESARQGDINIFALVAIGLLAVAIIGFVVFIERGQRRIAVHYAKRQQGRKVFAAQTSHLPLKVNMAGVIPAIFASSILLFPASLGAWFGQSEGMGWLQDISQSIAPGQPLNILLFSAGIIFFCFFYTALMFNPKDVAENLKKSGAFIPGIRPGEQSARYIDGVLTRLTLFGALYMTAVCLLPQFLVVAANVPFYLGGTSLLIVVVVVMDFMSQVQSHLVSHQYESLMKKANLKGYGSGMLR, from the coding sequence ATGGCTAAGCAAGGTGCTCTCTCTGCGCTCGGCAAAGGCGGTATGTCTGAACTCTGGGCTCGTCTGCGTTTTCTGTTCCTGGCGATTATCGTCTACCGAATAGGCGCACACATCCCGGTTCCAGGTATCAACCCGGACCGACTCGCAGACCTGTTTCGACAGAATGAGGGGACCATTCTTAGCTTGTTCAACATGTTCTCCGGCGGCGCGCTGGAACGGATGAGCATCTTTGCACTGGGGATCATGCCGTACATTTCGGCATCGATCATCATGCAACTGATGACCGCCGTCAGCCCGCAGCTGGAGCAGTTGAAGAAGGAAGGTGAAGCTGGCCGTCGCAAGATTAGCCAGTACACCCGCTACCTCACCGTCGCTCTCGCTCTGGTCCAGGCTATTGGCATGTCCATTGGTCTGGCGGGGCAGGGCGTCGCGTTCACTGGTGACTTTGGCTTCCATTTCGTCGCGGTAACCACATTTGTGGCTGGTGCGATGTTCATGATGTGGCTGGGTGAGCAGATTACTGAGCGTGGTGTTGGCAACGGTATCTCGATGTTGATTTTTTCGGGTATCGTCGCCGGTCTTCCGAGAGCAATCGGGCAGTCTTTCGAGTCTGCGCGTCAGGGTGATATCAACATCTTCGCCCTGGTTGCCATCGGTTTGCTGGCAGTAGCGATTATCGGTTTCGTGGTGTTCATTGAGCGTGGTCAGCGTCGTATTGCTGTTCACTACGCCAAGCGTCAGCAGGGCCGCAAGGTTTTTGCTGCGCAGACAAGCCACTTGCCGCTGAAGGTGAACATGGCCGGTGTTATTCCGGCTATTTTCGCGAGCAGCATCTTGCTGTTTCCGGCTTCGTTGGGTGCCTGGTTCGGTCAGTCTGAAGGTATGGGCTGGTTGCAGGACATCTCGCAGTCGATCGCTCCTGGTCAGCCGTTGAATATTCTGCTGTTTAGTGCAGGGATTATTTTCTTCTGCTTCTTCTATACGGCGTTGATGTTCAATCCGAAAGACGTAGCGGAAAACCTGAAGAAGTCCGGTGCCTTTATTCCGGGCATCCGTCCAGGTGAGCAGTCTGCGCGCTATATTGATGGCGTTCTGACCCGCTTGACCCTGTTCGGTGCTCTTTACATGACGGCCGTGTGCCTGTTGCCCCAATTCCTGGTGGTTGCAGCAAACGTTCCGTTCTACCTTGGCGGGACCTCGTTGCTGATCGTGGTCGTGGTTGTGATGGACTTCATGTCCCAAGTACAATCGCACCTCGTTTCGCACCAGTACGAATCCCTGATGAAGAAAGCCAACCTGAAGGGTTACGGCAGCGGCATGTTGCGCTGA
- the rpsN gene encoding 30S ribosomal protein S14, protein MAKKSMKNRELKRQLTVAKYATKRAALKAIIVDLNASPEARWEATVALQKQPRDASASRMRNRCRLTGRPHGVYRKFGLGRNMLRQAAMRGDVPGLVKASW, encoded by the coding sequence ATGGCCAAGAAGAGCATGAAGAACCGTGAGCTGAAGCGTCAGCTCACCGTTGCCAAGTACGCCACCAAGCGTGCAGCGCTGAAAGCTATCATCGTCGATCTGAACGCAAGTCCAGAAGCGCGTTGGGAAGCTACCGTAGCTCTGCAGAAGCAACCACGTGACGCAAGCGCTTCGCGCATGCGTAACCGTTGCCGCCTGACTGGTCGTCCGCACGGCGTGTACCGCAAGTTCGGCCTCGGCCGTAACATGCTGCGTCAAGCTGCAATGCGTGGTGACGTACCAGGTCTGGTTAAAGCCAGTTGGTAA
- the rpsM gene encoding 30S ribosomal protein S13, producing the protein MARIAGVNIPDNKHTVISLTYIYGVGRTTAQKICAVTGVNPAAKIKDLSDEQIEQLRGEVAKFTTEGDLRREINMKIKRLMDLGCYRGLRHRRGLPVRGQRTKTNARTRKGPRKPIRK; encoded by the coding sequence ATGGCCCGTATTGCAGGCGTTAACATTCCAGATAACAAGCATACTGTTATCTCGCTGACCTACATCTATGGTGTTGGTCGCACTACTGCGCAGAAGATCTGTGCAGTGACTGGGGTAAACCCAGCAGCAAAGATCAAAGATCTGAGCGACGAGCAAATTGAACAGCTGCGTGGCGAAGTGGCGAAGTTCACCACTGAAGGTGACCTGCGTCGCGAAATCAACATGAAAATCAAGCGCTTGATGGACCTCGGTTGCTATCGCGGTCTGCGTCATCGTCGTGGTCTGCCAGTACGCGGTCAGCGTACCAAGACCAACGCGCGTACCCGTAAAGGTCCGCGTAAGCCGATCCGCAAGTAA
- the rpsD gene encoding 30S ribosomal protein S4, giving the protein MARYIGPKCKLARREGTDLFLKSGVRAIESKCNIEAAPGIHGQRRGRQSDYGTQLREKQKVRRIYGVLERQFSGYYKEAAGKKGATGENLLQLLECRLDNVVYRMGFGSTRAESRQLVSHKSISVNGQTVNVPSYQVRAGDVVAVREKAKNQLRIVQALDLCAQRGRVEWVEVDTEKKSGVFKNVPARSDLSADINESLIVELYSK; this is encoded by the coding sequence ATGGCTCGTTACATTGGTCCAAAATGCAAACTCGCTCGTCGCGAAGGCACCGATCTCTTCCTGAAGAGCGGCGTGCGCGCGATCGAATCGAAGTGCAACATTGAAGCAGCACCTGGTATCCACGGCCAACGCCGCGGTCGCCAGTCCGACTACGGCACCCAACTGCGTGAAAAGCAGAAGGTCCGTCGTATCTACGGCGTTCTCGAGCGTCAGTTCAGCGGCTACTACAAAGAAGCTGCTGGCAAGAAAGGTGCAACCGGTGAAAACCTGCTGCAACTGCTCGAATGCCGTCTGGACAACGTTGTATACCGTATGGGCTTTGGTTCGACTCGTGCCGAATCCCGCCAGCTGGTATCGCACAAGTCGATCAGCGTAAACGGTCAGACCGTAAACGTTCCGTCGTATCAGGTTCGTGCTGGTGACGTGGTTGCAGTTCGCGAGAAAGCAAAAAACCAACTTCGCATTGTCCAAGCTCTCGATCTGTGTGCCCAACGTGGCCGCGTAGAATGGGTAGAAGTAGACACTGAGAAGAAGTCGGGCGTTTTCAAGAACGTTCCTGCTCGCAGTGATCTGTCCGCCGACATCAACGAAAGCCTGATTGTCGAGCTCTACTCCAAGTAA
- the rpsQ gene encoding 30S ribosomal protein S17 has translation MAEAEKTVRTLTGRVVSDKMDKTITVLIERRVKHPIYGKYVKRSTKLHAHDETNQCHIGDKVTIRETRPMAKTKSWALVDVLERAVEV, from the coding sequence ATGGCTGAAGCCGAAAAAACTGTCCGTACGCTGACTGGCCGTGTTGTCAGCGACAAGATGGACAAAACCATCACCGTTCTGATCGAGCGTCGCGTAAAGCACCCGATCTACGGTAAATACGTTAAGCGTTCGACTAAGCTGCACGCGCACGACGAAACCAATCAGTGCCACATCGGCGACAAAGTCACTATTCGTGAAACTCGTCCGATGGCCAAGACCAAGTCTTGGGCGCTGGTTGATGTTCTCGAACGCGCTGTGGAAGTCTAA
- the rpsE gene encoding 30S ribosomal protein S5, with protein sequence MSNNDQKRDEGYIEKLVQVNRVAKTVKGGRIFTFTALTVVGDGKGRVGFGRGKSREVPAAIQKAMEAARRNMIQVDLNGTTLQYAMKSAHGASKVYMQPASEGTGIIAGGAMRAVLEVAGVQNVLAKCYGSTNPVNVVHATFKGLKAMQSPESIAAKRGLRVEEIK encoded by the coding sequence ATGTCAAATAACGACCAAAAGCGCGACGAAGGCTACATCGAGAAGCTGGTTCAAGTTAACCGCGTAGCCAAAACCGTTAAAGGCGGCCGTATCTTCACTTTCACCGCGTTGACCGTGGTTGGTGATGGTAAGGGGCGTGTTGGCTTCGGCCGTGGCAAGTCACGTGAAGTGCCTGCTGCGATCCAGAAGGCAATGGAAGCTGCTCGCCGCAACATGATTCAAGTTGACCTGAACGGCACCACTCTGCAGTACGCAATGAAGTCCGCTCACGGCGCTTCGAAGGTGTACATGCAGCCTGCTTCTGAAGGTACCGGTATCATCGCTGGCGGCGCTATGCGTGCTGTCCTCGAAGTTGCTGGCGTTCAGAACGTTCTGGCCAAGTGCTACGGCTCGACTAACCCGGTAAACGTGGTTCACGCCACTTTCAAGGGTCTGAAGGCTATGCAGTCTCCTGAGTCCATCGCTGCCAAGCGTGGCTTGCGTGTTGAGGAGATCAAGTAA
- a CDS encoding DNA-directed RNA polymerase subunit alpha: MQISVNEFLTPRHIDVQVVSPTRAKITLEPLERGFGHTLGNALRRILLSSMPGCAVVEAEIDGVLHEYSAIEGVQEDVIEILLNLKGLAIKLHGRDEVTLTLSKKGSGVVTAADIQLDHDVEIVNPDHVIANLASNGALNMKLTVARGRGYEPADSRQSDEDESRSIGRLQLDSSFSPVRRIAYVVENARVEQRTNLDKLVIDLETNGTLDPEEAIRRAATILQQQLAAFVDLKGESEPLVVEQEDEIDPILLRPVDDLELTVRSANCLKAENIYYIGDLIQRTEVELLKTPNLGKKSLTEIKDVLASRGLSLGMRLDNWPPASLKKDDKATA, from the coding sequence ATGCAGATTTCGGTAAATGAGTTCCTGACACCCCGCCACATTGATGTGCAGGTTGTCAGTCCAACCCGCGCCAAGATCACTCTCGAGCCTCTCGAGCGTGGTTTTGGCCACACCCTGGGCAACGCGCTGCGCCGCATCCTGTTGTCCTCAATGCCCGGCTGCGCAGTAGTCGAGGCCGAGATTGACGGTGTGCTCCACGAGTACAGCGCCATCGAAGGTGTACAGGAAGACGTAATTGAAATCCTGTTGAACCTTAAAGGTCTGGCCATCAAGCTGCACGGTCGTGACGAAGTTACGCTGACCTTGTCGAAGAAGGGTTCGGGGGTGGTTACCGCTGCCGATATTCAGCTGGATCATGATGTCGAGATCGTTAATCCCGATCACGTAATCGCTAACCTGGCGTCTAACGGCGCCCTGAACATGAAGCTCACCGTAGCTCGTGGTCGTGGTTATGAACCAGCCGACTCGCGTCAGAGCGATGAAGACGAAAGCCGCAGCATCGGTCGCTTGCAGCTCGACTCTTCGTTCAGCCCGGTTCGCCGTATCGCTTACGTGGTGGAAAACGCCCGTGTCGAGCAGCGTACCAACCTGGACAAGCTGGTTATTGATCTGGAAACCAACGGTACCCTGGATCCTGAAGAGGCTATCCGTCGCGCTGCAACCATCCTGCAACAGCAGCTGGCTGCGTTCGTCGACCTCAAAGGTGAAAGTGAGCCGCTGGTTGTCGAGCAGGAAGACGAGATCGATCCGATCCTGCTTCGCCCGGTTGACGATCTGGAACTGACTGTACGTTCGGCTAACTGCCTTAAGGCGGAAAACATCTACTACATCGGCGACCTGATTCAGCGTACCGAAGTAGAGCTGTTGAAGACTCCGAACCTGGGCAAGAAATCCTTGACTGAAATCAAGGACGTTCTGGCCTCCCGCGGTCTGTCCCTCGGCATGCGCCTCGACAACTGGCCGCCTGCAAGTCTTAAGAAGGACGACAAGGCGACTGCCTGA
- the rpmC gene encoding 50S ribosomal protein L29: MKANELREKSAQQLNEQLLGLLRDQFNLRMQKATGQLGQSHLLSQVKRDIARVKTVLNQQAGK; encoded by the coding sequence ATGAAAGCGAATGAACTTCGTGAAAAATCCGCACAGCAGCTGAACGAGCAACTGCTCGGCTTGCTGCGCGACCAGTTCAATCTGCGCATGCAGAAAGCAACTGGCCAGTTGGGGCAGTCTCATCTGCTCTCGCAAGTTAAGCGTGACATCGCTCGCGTGAAGACTGTGCTCAACCAGCAGGCAGGTAAGTGA
- the rplX gene encoding 50S ribosomal protein L24, with translation MQKIRRDDEIIVIAGKDKGKRGKVLKVLADNRLVVGGLNLVKRHTKPNPMSGVQGGIVEKEAPLHASNVAIFNGETNKADRVGFKVEDGKKIRVFKSTQKAVDA, from the coding sequence ATGCAAAAGATTCGTCGTGACGACGAGATCATCGTGATCGCCGGCAAAGACAAAGGTAAGCGCGGTAAGGTGCTGAAGGTTCTTGCTGACAACCGTTTGGTTGTTGGTGGTCTGAACCTGGTCAAGCGTCATACCAAGCCTAACCCGATGTCGGGCGTACAGGGCGGTATCGTCGAGAAAGAAGCGCCACTGCACGCTTCCAACGTCGCCATCTTCAACGGCGAAACCAACAAGGCTGACCGCGTTGGTTTCAAAGTAGAAGACGGTAAGAAAATTCGTGTCTTCAAGTCGACCCAAAAAGCGGTTGATGCTTGA
- the rplP gene encoding 50S ribosomal protein L16: MLQPKRTKFRKQMTGHNRGLALRGSKVSFGEFALKSVARGRLTARQIESARRALTRHVKRGGKIWIRVFPDKPISKKPLEVRMGKGKGNVEYWVAQIQPGKVLYEIEGVSEELAREAFALAAAKLPLATSFVKRTVM; this comes from the coding sequence ATGTTGCAACCAAAGCGTACGAAGTTCCGCAAGCAGATGACCGGCCACAACCGTGGTCTGGCACTGCGCGGTAGCAAAGTCAGCTTCGGCGAGTTCGCGCTGAAGTCTGTTGCTCGTGGTCGTCTCACCGCTCGTCAGATCGAGTCAGCGCGTCGTGCTCTGACCCGTCACGTAAAACGTGGCGGCAAGATCTGGATCCGTGTATTCCCGGACAAGCCGATCTCCAAGAAACCTCTCGAGGTTCGTATGGGTAAAGGTAAGGGTAACGTGGAGTACTGGGTTGCCCAGATTCAGCCAGGCAAAGTCCTGTATGAAATCGAGGGTGTTTCTGAAGAGCTGGCGCGTGAGGCTTTCGCCCTGGCTGCTGCAAAGCTGCCGCTCGCCACCTCCTTTGTTAAACGGACGGTGATGTGA
- the rplR gene encoding 50S ribosomal protein L18 gives MTDKKVTRLRRARKARLKMHELEVVRLCVFRSSQHIYAQVISADGNKVLASASTLDKELRDGATGNIDAATKVGQLVATRAKAAGVSQVAFDRSGFKYHGRVKALADAAREAGLEF, from the coding sequence ATGACCGACAAAAAAGTTACTCGACTGCGTCGCGCTCGCAAAGCACGCCTGAAAATGCACGAACTCGAAGTCGTGCGTCTCTGCGTGTTCCGCTCGTCGCAGCACATCTACGCCCAGGTCATCTCGGCCGACGGCAACAAAGTCCTGGCAAGTGCCTCGACTTTGGATAAAGAACTGCGTGATGGTGCCACTGGCAACATCGACGCGGCCACAAAGGTTGGCCAGCTGGTCGCTACGCGTGCTAAGGCCGCTGGCGTCTCGCAAGTGGCTTTCGACCGCTCTGGCTTCAAGTACCACGGCCGCGTTAAAGCGCTGGCTGATGCTGCTCGTGAAGCTGGGCTGGAGTTCTAA
- the rplO gene encoding 50S ribosomal protein L15 translates to MKLNDLSPAPGSRREKHRPGRGIGSGLGKTGGRGHKGQTSRSGGTIAPGFEGGQQPLHRRLPKFGFVSLKAMDRAEVRLSELAKVEGDIVTVQSLKDANVINVNVQRVKIMLSGEVTRAVTIGKGIGATKGARAAIEAAGGKFEE, encoded by the coding sequence ATGAAACTCAATGATCTGAGTCCAGCGCCGGGTTCCCGTCGCGAAAAGCATCGTCCGGGCCGTGGTATCGGTAGTGGTTTGGGCAAGACTGGTGGCCGTGGTCACAAAGGTCAGACCTCCCGCTCCGGTGGCACCATCGCTCCAGGCTTTGAAGGCGGTCAACAGCCGCTGCATCGTCGTCTGCCCAAGTTCGGTTTCGTTTCCCTGAAAGCCATGGATCGCGCAGAAGTGCGTTTGTCCGAGCTGGCCAAAGTGGAAGGCGACATCGTTACTGTGCAGTCCCTGAAAGATGCCAACGTGATCAACGTCAACGTACAGCGTGTGAAAATCATGCTGTCCGGTGAAGTGACTCGCGCTGTCACTATCGGCAAGGGAATCGGCGCCACCAAAGGTGCGCGTGCGGCTATCGAAGCAGCTGGCGGCAAGTTCGAGGAATAA
- the rpsC gene encoding 30S ribosomal protein S3, whose protein sequence is MGQKVHPIGIRLGIVKEHTSVWYADGRTYADYLFADLKVREYLQDKLKSASVSRIDIHRPAQTARITIHTARPGIVIGKKGEDVEKLRQDLTKQMGVPVHINIEEIRKPELDGMLVAQSVAQQLERRVMFRRAMKRAVQNAMRIGAKGIKIQVSGRLGGAEIARTEWYREGRVPLHTLRADIDYANYEAHTTYGVIGVKVWIFKGEVIGGRQEELKPQAPAPRKKAAK, encoded by the coding sequence ATGGGTCAGAAAGTACATCCCATTGGCATTCGCCTGGGAATCGTCAAGGAGCACACCTCCGTCTGGTACGCAGACGGTCGGACTTATGCGGACTACTTGTTCGCAGATCTGAAAGTGCGTGAGTATCTCCAAGACAAACTAAAAAGCGCGTCCGTAAGCCGTATCGATATCCATCGTCCGGCCCAAACTGCACGCATCACCATCCACACCGCTCGTCCAGGTATCGTTATCGGGAAGAAAGGTGAAGATGTTGAGAAACTGCGTCAGGACCTGACCAAGCAAATGGGTGTGCCTGTGCACATCAATATCGAAGAGATCCGCAAGCCGGAGCTCGACGGTATGCTGGTTGCGCAGAGCGTAGCTCAGCAGCTGGAGCGTCGTGTAATGTTCCGTCGCGCTATGAAGCGCGCTGTACAGAACGCCATGCGCATTGGTGCCAAAGGCATCAAAATCCAAGTGAGCGGTCGTCTCGGCGGTGCTGAAATCGCACGTACTGAATGGTATCGCGAAGGTCGTGTGCCACTGCACACCCTGCGTGCCGACATCGACTATGCCAACTACGAAGCTCACACCACTTACGGTGTGATCGGTGTAAAGGTTTGGATCTTCAAAGGCGAAGTTATTGGTGGTCGCCAAGAAGAACTGAAACCACAAGCACCAGCGCCTCGTAAAAAAGCTGCTAAGTAA
- the rplN gene encoding 50S ribosomal protein L14 — MIQTQSMLDVADNSGARRVMCIKVLGGSHRRYAGIGDIIKVTVKEAIPRGKVKKGQVMTAVVVRTRHGVRRADGSIIRFDGNAAVLLNNKQEPIGTRIFGPVTRELRTEKFMKIVSLAPEVL, encoded by the coding sequence ATGATTCAGACTCAATCCATGCTCGATGTGGCCGATAACAGCGGCGCTCGCCGTGTTATGTGCATCAAGGTGCTGGGTGGCTCCCATCGTCGTTACGCTGGTATCGGTGACATCATCAAAGTTACCGTCAAGGAAGCAATTCCTCGCGGTAAAGTGAAAAAAGGCCAAGTGATGACTGCTGTTGTAGTCCGCACTCGTCACGGCGTACGTCGTGCTGATGGCTCCATTATCCGCTTTGATGGCAACGCTGCTGTTCTTCTGAACAACAAGCAAGAGCCGATCGGCACCCGTATCTTTGGGCCAGTGACCCGTGAACTTCGTACTGAGAAGTTCATGAAGATCGTCTCGCTCGCCCCAGAAGTGCTGTAA
- the rpsH gene encoding 30S ribosomal protein S8, translating to MSMQDPLADMLTRIRNAQMAEKSVVSMPSSTLKAAVAKVLKDEGYIADFQITTDAKPSLSISLKYFEGRPVIEEVKRVSRPGLRQYKSVEDLPKVRGGLGVSIVSTNKGVMTDRAARAAGVGGEVLCTVF from the coding sequence ATGAGTATGCAGGACCCGTTAGCGGACATGCTAACTCGAATCCGTAATGCCCAGATGGCTGAAAAGTCTGTCGTAAGCATGCCGTCTTCCACGTTGAAGGCAGCTGTAGCAAAAGTCCTGAAGGACGAAGGTTACATCGCGGATTTTCAGATCACCACCGACGCCAAGCCGTCGCTGTCCATCTCGCTGAAGTACTTCGAAGGCCGTCCGGTTATCGAAGAAGTGAAGCGCGTTAGTCGTCCAGGCCTGCGTCAGTACAAGTCCGTTGAAGATCTGCCGAAAGTTCGTGGCGGTCTTGGCGTGTCTATCGTCTCCACCAACAAAGGTGTGATGACGGATCGTGCTGCGCGCGCTGCCGGTGTCGGCGGCGAAGTTCTTTGCACTGTGTTCTAA
- the rpsK gene encoding 30S ribosomal protein S11, with amino-acid sequence MAKPAARPRKKVKKTVVDGIAHIHASFNNTIVTITDRQGNALSWATSGGSGFRGSRKSTPFAAQVAAERAGQAALEYGLKNLDVNVKGPGPGRESAVRALNGCGYKIASITDVTPIPHNGCRPPKKRRV; translated from the coding sequence ATGGCAAAACCTGCTGCTCGTCCTCGTAAAAAAGTTAAAAAGACAGTGGTTGATGGCATCGCCCACATCCATGCATCTTTTAACAACACCATCGTGACCATTACCGACCGTCAAGGTAACGCTCTTTCCTGGGCTACCTCCGGTGGTTCGGGTTTCCGCGGTTCCCGCAAGTCCACCCCGTTCGCTGCTCAAGTAGCTGCTGAGCGTGCTGGTCAAGCTGCGCTGGAATACGGCCTGAAAAACCTCGACGTAAACGTCAAGGGTCCAGGTCCAGGTCGTGAATCCGCAGTCCGCGCTTTGAACGGCTGTGGCTACAAGATCGCCAGCATCACCGACGTGACGCCAATCCCGCACAACGGGTGCCGTCCGCCGAAGAAGCGCCGCGTGTAA